DNA from Gaiellales bacterium:
CCCGACGCCGGCGTCGAGGCCGTCGAGCTGCCGGATCACCCGTTCTACGTGGCAACGCTCTTCCAGCCGCAGGTGGGGTCATCGGAGACCGGAGCCCTGCATCCGTTGATCGCCGCGCTCGTCGAGGCCGCCGCGACCGTCAGATCCGCCTGAGAACCACCCTTCGCGGGCTTAACAATCGGCGCTCGCAGCCGATTTCCCGGTGGCGATGCGCGACGCCTCCCGCACCCCTGCCGCCATGACCTCGAAAGACGAGGAGCTCTACGCGAGCCAGCGCTCGCGCGTCGCCATGCCGCTCGACGCCGACGAGCGCCTGCTCTCGGCGCTGCTCGGCGGCGCATTCCTGATCGTCGCGATCGTGCTCGCGCTCACGGCCGGCGCCGGCCGCGCGCCCGGCCCGATCGACGTCGGCGTGCTCGTGCTCGCCTTCGCCGCCCTGGCCAACGTCGAGTTCGAGATCGGCACCGGCGCGGCCATCCCCACCCAGCTCGTTTTCGTCCCGATGCTCTTCCTGCTCCCGCTCGGCTGGGTGCCGCTCGCCGTCGCCGCCGCCTCCTGGATGTCGCTGAACGCCGACGTCGTCCGCGGCCGCCGCCACCGCGAGCGCGTGCTCGTCCTCCTGTGCTCCTGCTGGTACGTGGTCGGCCCGGTGCTCGTGCTGCTCGCCTTCGGCGACGGCCCGCCGCGGTGGGGCCTCTGGCCGGTCTACATCCTCGCCCTCGCCGCGCAGTTCGGCGCCGACCTCGCCAGCACCGCCCTGCGCGAGTGGCGGGCGGTGGCCAGCTGGCCGCGGCGCCTGCTCACCGCCGCCGGGATCGCCTACGGCGTCGACGCGGCGCTCACCCCGCTCGGCCTGCTCGCCGCCTTCGCGTCGGTGCGCATGCACTACGCCTTCCTGCTCGTCCTGCCGGTCGCGATCGTCCTCACCGTCTTCGCCGGCGAGCGCGGCCGCCGCATCACCGAGGAGATCAAGCTGTGGCGGACGCTC
Protein-coding regions in this window:
- a CDS encoding HD-GYP domain-containing protein, whose amino-acid sequence is MTSKDEELYASQRSRVAMPLDADERLLSALLGGAFLIVAIVLALTAGAGRAPGPIDVGVLVLAFAALANVEFEIGTGAAIPTQLVFVPMLFLLPLGWVPLAVAAASWMSLNADVVRGRRHRERVLVLLCSCWYVVGPVLVLLAFGDGPPRWGLWPVYILALAAQFGADLASTALREWRAVASWPRRLLTAAGIAYGVDAALTPLGLLAAFASVRMHYAFLLVLPVAIVLTVFAGERGRRITEEIKLWRTLKGTVELLGDIIEADDAYTGTHSQGVVELVLAVSDVLDLSPEERTQAEFAALLHDVGKIRIPAAIINKAGPLDPEERAVIETHTIEGEAMLTKVGGLLGEIGTVVRSCHERWDGKGYPDRLSGEAIPLIARIVCCTDAFSAMTTNRPYRKARSSAEALAELRRCAGTHFDPAVVEAVAAVVG